The Bemisia tabaci chromosome 5, PGI_BMITA_v3 genome includes a window with the following:
- the LOC109034559 gene encoding uncharacterized protein isoform X1, translated as MMLGFDGVTQRARRLCPEWNNTCYKRRATPDTDAFHHRGIMLPKILVVLLYMTVAITAEPPVSGYLPAGRGGSRGGYGGSSGGYGQRFGGSSAYGGGGGGGQYGGGKSFSSSSSGYGSPGRVGGGYGGASGGNRGYGGGATGAYAGRRPGFGGSSGGYAQSGGYGQSGQGAYAQGGQGGYGGASQGSYGQGGQGGYSQGSQGGYGQGGQGGQGGYGQGGQGGYGGQGGGYGNNGEDPYGEPANYEFSYEVNAPESGAMFGHSERRQGDEATGSYHVLLPDGRTQIVEYEADSEGYKPRVTYREPEGGFANGGRGGNGGYGGGNGAYGGGGGGGGGYGGGGGGGNGGYGGGGGGNGGYGGGGGGNGGYGGGGGGGGYGGGNGGSGGYGGGSGGAGGYGGGSGGNGGSGAYGGRGGSY; from the exons ATGATGCTGGGATTTGATGGAGTGACGCAACGGGCCCGGCGCCTCTGCCCCGAGTGGAACAACACTTGCTATAAAAGACGCGCCACCCCGGACACCGACGCATTCCATCATCGCGGCATCATGCTTCCCAAG ATATTAGTCGTGTTGCTATACATGACAGTGGCTATCACCGCTGAGCCTCCAGTGTCAGGGTACTTGCCAGCGGGTCGAGGTGGATCTCGAGGCGGTTATGGCGGATCTTCCGGCGGCTACGGGCAGAGGTTTGGCGGTAGTTCCGCCTACGGCGGCGGAGGAGGAGGCGGACAGTACGGAGGCGGAAAAAGCTTCAGCTCTAGCAGCTCCGGCTACGGATCCCCTGGCCGAGTAGGCGGAGGTTACGGTGGCGCCTCCGGTGGAAACAGGGGCTACGGAGGTGGCGCTACTGGTGCTTACGCAG ggAGACGTCCAGGGTTCGGCGGTAGTTCCGGTGGCTACGCACAAAGCGGAGGCTACGGGCAAAGCGGCCAAGGCGCTTACGCACAAGGTGGCCAAGGGGGATACGGGGGCGCTTCGCAAGGAAGTTACGGCCAAGGGGGCCAGGGTGGGTACAGTCAAGGATCTCAGGGTGGGTACGGCCAGGGTGGCCAAGGAGGACAAGGAGGCTACGGCCAAGGTGGACAGGGAGGCTACGGTGGACAAGGTGGCGGCTATGGAAATAACGGGGAAGACCCATATGGG GAGCCGGCAAACTACGAGTTTTCATACGAGGTCAACGCTCCGGAATCAGGTGCTATGTTCGGTCACAGTGAAAGGCGACAAGGTGACGAAGCAACTGGATCCTACCACGTTCTCCTCCCCGACGGAAGGACGCAGATCGTAGAATACGAGGCCGACAGCGAGGGGTACAAACCAAGAGTTACCTACCGGGAACCAGAAGGAGGCTTCGCCAACGGCGGCAGAGGTGGTAACGGAGGTTACGGAGGCGGCAACGGAGCTTACGGAGGCGGCGGCGGTGGTGGCGGTGGTTAcggaggcggcggcggcggtggtaACGGAGGTTACGGAGGCGGCGGCGGTGGTAATGGAGGCTACGGAGGCGGCGGCGGTGGTAACGGAGGTTAcggaggcggcggcggcggaggtgGTTACGGAGGTGGTAACGGAGGATCTGGTGGATATGGAGGAGGTAGTGGAGGTGCCGGAGGCTATGGAGGCGGAAGTGGAGGTAATGGAGGCTCCGGTGCTTACGGCGGAAGAGGGGGTTCGTATTAG
- the LOC109034559 gene encoding uncharacterized protein isoform X2, producing the protein MMLGFDGVTQRARRLCPEWNNTCYKRRATPDTDAFHHRGIMLPKILVVLLYMTVAITAEPPVSGYLPAGRGGSRGGYGGSSGGYGQRFGGSSAYGGGGGGGQYGGGKSFSSSSSGYGSPGRVGGGYGGASGGNRGYGGGATGAYAGRRPGFGGSSGGYAQSGGYGQSGQGAYAQGGQGGYGGASQGSYGQGGQGGYSQGSQGGYGQGGQGGQGGYGQGGQGGYGGQGGGYGNNGEDPYGEPANYEFSYEVNAPESGAMFGHSERRQGDEATGSYHVLLPDGRTQIVEYEADSEGYKPRVTYREPEGGFANGGRGGNGGYGGGNGAYGGGGGGGGGYGGGGGGNGGYGGGGGGGGYGGGNGGSGGYGGGSGGAGGYGGGSGGNGGSGAYGGRGGSY; encoded by the exons ATGATGCTGGGATTTGATGGAGTGACGCAACGGGCCCGGCGCCTCTGCCCCGAGTGGAACAACACTTGCTATAAAAGACGCGCCACCCCGGACACCGACGCATTCCATCATCGCGGCATCATGCTTCCCAAG ATATTAGTCGTGTTGCTATACATGACAGTGGCTATCACCGCTGAGCCTCCAGTGTCAGGGTACTTGCCAGCGGGTCGAGGTGGATCTCGAGGCGGTTATGGCGGATCTTCCGGCGGCTACGGGCAGAGGTTTGGCGGTAGTTCCGCCTACGGCGGCGGAGGAGGAGGCGGACAGTACGGAGGCGGAAAAAGCTTCAGCTCTAGCAGCTCCGGCTACGGATCCCCTGGCCGAGTAGGCGGAGGTTACGGTGGCGCCTCCGGTGGAAACAGGGGCTACGGAGGTGGCGCTACTGGTGCTTACGCAG ggAGACGTCCAGGGTTCGGCGGTAGTTCCGGTGGCTACGCACAAAGCGGAGGCTACGGGCAAAGCGGCCAAGGCGCTTACGCACAAGGTGGCCAAGGGGGATACGGGGGCGCTTCGCAAGGAAGTTACGGCCAAGGGGGCCAGGGTGGGTACAGTCAAGGATCTCAGGGTGGGTACGGCCAGGGTGGCCAAGGAGGACAAGGAGGCTACGGCCAAGGTGGACAGGGAGGCTACGGTGGACAAGGTGGCGGCTATGGAAATAACGGGGAAGACCCATATGGG GAGCCGGCAAACTACGAGTTTTCATACGAGGTCAACGCTCCGGAATCAGGTGCTATGTTCGGTCACAGTGAAAGGCGACAAGGTGACGAAGCAACTGGATCCTACCACGTTCTCCTCCCCGACGGAAGGACGCAGATCGTAGAATACGAGGCCGACAGCGAGGGGTACAAACCAAGAGTTACCTACCGGGAACCAGAAGGAGGCTTCGCCAACGGCGGCAGAGGTGGTAACGGAGGTTACGGAGGCGGCAACGGAGCTTACGGAGGCGGCGGCGGTGGTGGCGGTG GCTACGGAGGCGGCGGCGGTGGTAACGGAGGTTAcggaggcggcggcggcggaggtgGTTACGGAGGTGGTAACGGAGGATCTGGTGGATATGGAGGAGGTAGTGGAGGTGCCGGAGGCTATGGAGGCGGAAGTGGAGGTAATGGAGGCTCCGGTGCTTACGGCGGAAGAGGGGGTTCGTATTAG